A portion of the Etheostoma cragini isolate CJK2018 chromosome 13, CSU_Ecrag_1.0, whole genome shotgun sequence genome contains these proteins:
- the tmem218 gene encoding transmembrane protein 218 gives MASTVVGVGTGVFVIAIVWIAALVFGIMLLRASGAAKLGVIPTVFLALTITLALVFFPRSPETTPPFKEIEIVDTLFIGRYILLAVAAVVFLVMFFMLLPFHFLEPVHAKALRTH, from the exons ATGGCAAGCACCGTGGTGGGAGTCGGCACCGGTGTTTTCGTTATTGCTATCGTTTGGATTGCAGCGCTTGTGTTTGGGATAATGCTACTGAGAGCATCTGGAGCTGCAAA GTTAGGCGTTATCCCCACTGTTTTTCTGGCTCTCACCATCACTTTAGCGCTGGTGTTTTTCCCACGCAGCCCAGAAACCACTCCCCCTTTCAAAGAGATAGAG ATAGTGGACACTTTGTTCATCGGCCGCTATATACTGCTGGCGGTGGCGGCTGTAGTCTTTCTAGTGATGTTCTTCATGCTGCTCCCCTTTCATTTCCTGGAGCCAGTGCATGCCAAGGCCTTAAGAACACACTAG